A segment of the Stegostoma tigrinum isolate sSteTig4 chromosome 27, sSteTig4.hap1, whole genome shotgun sequence genome:
gcctggatggctgcagctccaataacatttgagaagcttgatgccatcaaTGACAATGCAGCCTGTTcaattggcaccatatccactccCTGTACCATTGATACATAGTGTTGGCAGTGTGTGCGACATACAGGTGGCACAGCAGCAACAtttttttcactgtcactgagtcaaaatcttggaacaccTTTAACTTTAGGTGACCCTGCGGCCTAAGGATTTGCAGTgactcaagaaggcaacttaccaCTACCTTTtatagggcaattagggatgggtactAAATGCTCACCCTGACAGAAacacccatgaatgaatcaaaaaaagtGTAATACAAATGTTGCATCGGAGTGCTGCATGTTTTCCAGCAGCTGCCTTCTGAGGTGCTCTCTGTCAGCGGCATTTGCTGCAGTATGAGGGAATAATGAATACTTTAACAAACTAAAGGATTGGTTCAGATAAAGATCCAGTAGTTGCAGAATTTTATCAATGGGAAGCAGATGGATTCTCTCAAACCTAGTCTACGTTCACCATTCTATTAAACAATTCTGGTTACTGCAGACTGAGTGAGAGCGAGTGATTGATCAGCCCCTAgagaggtggcacggtggctcagtggttagcactgcagcctcacagcgccagggacccaggttcgattccagccttgggcgactgtctgttggagtttgcacgttctccccatgtctgcgtgggtttcttccggatgcttcagttttcttccacagtttagagatgtacaggttaggtggattggctatgctaaattgcccatagtgtccagggttgtgcaggctaggtggattagccatgggaaatgcaggcttaacAGGGATTATGTGGAGGATGGGTGGTCAGTGTGGAATGTTCTTGAGAGGGTCAGTGTAaacgcaatgggccaaatgtcctgctttcACAGTGTTCAGATTCTGTGATCACTAGAAGCATTTCAAATGTTTATTGTGCAAATAAGATGCATTGTAACTCATTCCAAAAGAAATCAGTCTTTGAAAGAAAATGCTGCCAAGAAACTGATCTTAGATACTGTCTCATTGCTGAGGTTTGATGAGGAATTTGGTGTAGCAGATAAAGATGGATTTGTGGTAGAAAAGCTTTTGCCAAGAGGAATTCGATAAATGGTTGAGGATTGGTGAATGTGGTGACTGTCAGTGAATTGGACTGTCATGATGATCTCATTTTCATTGAAAATGGTTAGAATTCTTAAGCTTCTCTGGGAAGATTTATATAAAATGCTTATCCTCTTTCTGGGAACTGTTGGATCGTCTTAACACAACTGTGAGAACATTCACCGACAAATTCAGTTGAAATATTTACTTTGTTAGTTACAACCATCACCTTGTAGCAAACTGTGTCTGTACAGGGCTGATTCTGAGCAGTTTGTCTTGCGGTGTCTATCTAATTGTCATCtatgggactggaaaagacagTCAGTCAGGTTATAGTGCTCATCAGACTGCATTCCACCTGATTAAATACCTGATTAATCTGTATTGAGGATGTGCACTTTGGAGTtgcaaattaatttgttaaaattgacttgaaatgtcaaataaTTGAACTTGCTGGTCCATATCTAGATATGAACTTATGGAAATAGATTAGGAGACTTTTATCCAAGAAACATTTATTAAAAAAATGCTGATTTTACTGGGGGTGCTATGATATCTGCTGCACATACTGCCCAACATCTTgggcatgtgataatgggaactgcagatgctggagaatccaagataataaaatgtgaggctggatgaacacagcaggcccagcagcatctcaggagcacaaaagctgacgtttctggcctagacccttcatcagagaggggttggggtgagggttctgaaataaatagggagagagggggaggcggaccgaagatggagagaaaagaagataggtggagaggagagtatgggtggggagatagggaggggataggtcagtccagggaagacggacaggtcaaggaggtgggatgaggttaataggagatggaggtgcggcttgggggtgggaggaagggatgggtgagagaaagaacaggttagggaggcagagacaggctggactggttttgggatgcagtggggggaggggacgaactgggctggttttgggatgcagtgggggaagtgaagattttgaagctggtgaagtccacgttgataccattgggctgcagggttcccaagcggaatatgagttgctgttcctgcaaccttcgggtggcatcactgtggcactgcaggaggcccatgatggacatgtcatctaaagaatgggagggggagtggaaatggtttgcgactgggaggtgcagttgtttattgcgaaccgagcggaggtgttctgcaaagtggtccccaagcctccgcttggtttccccaatcttGGGCATATTCTGCAATGAAATGTAACTCCCATGTGCTTTCAAAGCCTTCAACCTCCAGGATCTTTTAAAATCTACCTTTGTATTGATTTTAATCTTTAGAGAGTGAGAATATTCCTCCTACACTCTCTAAATATTTCCATATTAACTTGTGCAAACAAGCACAGAACTCCATCCTGGGTGTGGCCAAGCCATATTAACAAGATGATGTGCAGCCGGATCATTCACTAAAACCAGCCTGTGATTATAAGCTGCTGTCTTATTGCACAGTTGTACTTTTTGTTATCTAGTTTCTAGCATCTCCAAGTCACTTTCAGATCTCTCATATACTTTGTTGGGTTGAATCACTATACTTCACTTTCAAACTTGAAGCTCAAAGCTCAGCTGCATTTTGGTATTATTATGTAATGTGTGTTTTGTACTTGATAGAACTGCTTGTGGGCACCGCCGGGATGGATGGAGTGCTTCATTTCCCCTTCCAACTTGATTTTATTTAGTCTTTACCTTCTCCATTCACTTTTTTTAATGTAAGCATTGCCCTTATCATgcttggttttttttaatgtttcactAACCACATAGCTGCTTTCCTGATAGTGGAAGATAAAGAATATTAAAGGTTTTGAGCAATGGTGTCATTCTACTGTATCACTACACATTCACAGGCAGCCATGGGTGATATAAATAAagaataaacaggagattcagaaagtCTTCTCTGTCTAGGGCttggctttgagctggctggtcagaagCCATGTACAATGCATCAGTAAATAAAAGAAATAGAACTGCTTGTGGTAACGGATGACTGGATCATGTAACTCAGCAGCACATAATCCCTGACAATAATCACACTTCATTCTGGTAATaatgaaggaaacaaaataattttcCTTAAAAGTACAATGGCTAATAGACTAATCCATGTACAATAGGCTGTTTTCAAagagatcaaattgaggtataTTCCCCAAGAGGAGAAACAAAGATAAACAAAGTCGGAGCTTCTAGGATGACAAAAAAGGAGAGTAAGATGAGGCAGAAAAAGGCTTGCCTGAGAGATGCTGGACGGATAATTCAAGTAAAAAGTGTTCTGAATATTGTGAAAAAAGGAAGGTAGAAAtctccacagatggtgcaagTGAGGTCAAAGAAAGTGTGAGGCCAGTGAGGGACCAAGAACGGGCATTTACACATGGAGATAGGGTCGTGACTAAGataataaattaaaactttgCAACTGATGCTGCTGTTGCAACAACACAATTAGAAAGGAGGTACCTAAGAGACTGAAGAAGCTCAAATTGATTCCGAGAAAGCATTAGAAAGGGTGGCTCCAAGTCATTGGGACTGATTAGGATACATTCAAGGAAACTGAGGGAAGTAAGGGTGGAATTGCAGAGGCAGTGACCGAAATATTTCGACCTTCCTTagatgcagagtgataccagagaactggagaattacAGATGCTTACACATCTGTAAAACTGCATGAGAGGATGAACTCGGTAAATACAGGGCATTCTGTTCAACATTGGAGCTAGAAGAGAAACAATATTCTGGGATAAAAATCAACAGTTACTTGGTCACATTAGTTGATTGTAGAAAGCATGCATAGACTTAAGAAAAATCATGTTGAACACAGAAGGATAACAGAGTAGATATCGTGTACATGGCCTTTGAAAGTGTCACACAAAAGACATTTTCAGTAAAACCTGAAACCTGTGGAATGAGAGGGAAATGCCAGCCTGGGGACAGAGTTGGTTTAGTGGCAGAAAACAGTAAAGTGATGAACAGCTGCTTTCCAGGTTGGAGGAGAGGACACAGTAGGGTTCTCTGTGGGTTAGtattaaaaccactgtttttatGGATCTATAATTAAAGACTGATTTAGATGTTTAGGAAACATATTCAAAATTGTATATACAATGAACTGTGAAGAATAGAGACGTAGATGTCAATTGGAACAGTCTGGGGCTGTGCTGCAGTAAAATGGTAAATTGATACAGGAAGAAAGAGCCAATAAAAGAAATGGTACAATTCcatagggtgggggtgtagatCAGGAGGATGTGGAAGACAACTGGTGTCACACCTGACTGGGCTAGTGTGCTAACAATCGAACTCTGTTATTCCAGAATCATCTCAGAacttaaagattttataaaagtgTGCCAAATATTCCTACTGACCTGATTTTCAGACCTTGGTTGACAGAAAGCAAGgagcaggtttctgtacttaatttATTTGTATTAAGTAGTAATTCAACAGGTAAATAATTGAACTGTTGATTTGTAACTCTACTCATAAAGCACCTCCTCTACGCACACAGGCAGATACAAAAAACACATAGGTGCTATGGATGGAGAAAAGGACTGGGaagtggtccctgttcacagagtttgctgagatgatccttttgttAATCAGAGCATTATTTCTCAGTTTTCCTTCCTCATTATTTGCAGGAAGCCTGGGGGTATTCACATTTCTAAAGGTTCTTGACTTATTAATTAAAcatcacagcttacagcaactggaaAGGTGAGAATAAACTAACTATCTCAGGCTTGAGACTTTTTTAATTAATTGAAAGGCAAGCTGCTTCTCAGCAGAGGGCCAGTGGTTTCTGccaaaacattcacatcccaAACTGGAGCCAGTCACACCATTGTTGGTGGGCAGAAGGCCCTTCCTTCTCATTAATCAGTCAAATGGTGACTATTTATTAATCAGCGACTTATGGTTGGCAAATCACCTTTTGTGCACCTGGGGTCTGTAGCTCACTGGAACTTTACCTTTTCCTGTTGCTTGAACcaacagctgtgtaaacagcTCTTATAATCAGTTGCAGGTAACATATTTTTAAAGAAGCGCAGTGATCCAACAaacattgatttttaaaacagctcttttctcatttcagtccatagTTAAAAATagagaagaaataaaaagttaTGATATTTATACTGGGCAGGTTGCAAAAGCATTTAAAGGGATTTTGGGCTTTATAAATTGGGGTAGAGTACAAAGGCATAGTGTGCTGAACATTTACAAAAAAACTTGTTTAGCCTTAAAGGAACTATTGTGTCCAATTCTAAGCATCATTCTtttggaaagatatggaagctttcaAAAGGAGGTTTCGTGGAGGTATTGAAAATCATGGGTCTAGTCACAGTACACTGGGAGAAACTCTTGCCATCACGAGAAAAGTTAAAACAAGGCGACTGATGGGTAAAAGGATCAAAGACAATATGAGGAGCTGGTTTTCAATGTGGAGACTTGTTAAAATCAGGAATAAACTCCTGAGTGTGTGGTACGGGCAGATTCAATCACAACTTTCAAGGCAAAATTTGAAAGTTAGCAGGAGCGGGTGAAAAAAAAAGATGTAGGGCTGGGTGGAAAATCCAGGAGAGTTTGATTGGATAGCTCTTACAGATTGTCTGAAGGCCCAGGTGCCTCGTTCTGTGCTGTCGCTGAAGGATAAATATTCTGCATTTCATTGTGCAGGGTATTAAAACAAAATAGAGGCGTACCTTTTCTCCCCAGTTAAAGGAGCCACTTGATTGCCATTTGACAAGGTGACTTTCTGCCGTGTTAAATAATTTGTTTCATATTTTACTTactttgagaattttttttaaacaaagcaagACTTGAGATCTGAGAGAAGGGTagaagcttcctgactgaatcaGAAAAATTGTCCAGGTGTAGGTTTGCTGGGAAAGATTTATCCATAGTGAGTtttgagcagatttgtagctcaggtggaggttctggatgtgagtttgctcgctgagctggaaggttcattttcagatgtttcgtcaccattccaggtaacatcatcagtgagcctccgatgaagcgctggtgttatgtcccgctttctatttatctgtttaggttagcgtattgcgcccaaaggtgctagcgagttttgagaagatttgtagctcaggttgagattctggatgtaagtttgctcgctgacctggaaagttagttttcagacgtttcgtcaccattctaggtaacatcatcagtgagcctctgatgaagtagggattctatgacaatgcAATAATTGCatgtggtggttgggggtgggggtggaggggggagtgcCTGATGAGGCTAGAGTGAGAGCCCAGCTGTAATGACCCTACAGAAGAACAAGGTGTGATGATGAAGAGTGAAAGAGGGAGTAACTCCTATTTCCTGTGAATAGACCCAACACTGACCACACATCaaccactgcagaaattctcagTTTACACACAAACTAGTCAGAAGGAGATTCTGAGAGTTAATCTCTGTTCATTCAGGAAAGAATGTTTGGAATTGTTTttaagccatgattttattgaatggtgcacTAGATTCCGTGAATGCTCCTGTCGTTCCTACATGGCTATTTCCCGGAATTGGAATTTGACAAATCATTGCAGCTCAATAAAGGTACTATCACAGAGCAGTCACTTAGTTTAtgattaaataataatgcaaataTTGCAGCCAAAAAAATTCAGATCATTGCATGTTTGATAGAAATATAGTTTACAGAACTTCACATTTGATCAGCATgttggctgagtggttagcacagctgccacaCAATGCTGGGAACCTGGCTTCAATTCTAGTCTttggtgactgtatggagtttgcacgttttccctgcatctgcatgggtttcctctgggtgctctggtttcctcccacagtccaagatgagCGGGCTGGGTAGACTGGCCAAGGTAAATtggcccatagtatccagggatgtgcaggctaggtggattagccataggaaatgtggggttacagggatggcgtgggtatgggtgggatgcttgttgatgggctgagtggcctgtttctacactgtagggattctgtaatctCACATTTAAGTTAAACACACAACCTGAAAAAGCAGTTGGTTGAAAAGGTGAGGAAACACCAGCTCAGGTATGTTCCATTAgttgatgtgtttcttttttaaataaaattcttcTCCAGTTGGATTAGTGCACTGCAATTTGTGACATTGAGATTGTGATATCAATCCTGAATGGGTGAACGTGAGTTTTAGAAATGTCGAGAAGGCTGATGGGTTCATTAATATTACACAGGGCAAGTTTAATCTCCTCTCCCAGAACAAATAACATAAACTTCAAAAAGAAACTTTCCCAGCCTGGTGAGATTCCTATTCCTGAACACAGAATCCTTTTGATTGGCTTACTCAAGTCTTCTTGTAACAAAACTCAACTGGTCTGTGTGCACAGGAATAATGACTTTCGAAGGTTTATGATTCCCAAAACTGTTAATTAGAGCTTTATTGTATTTACGCATGCACTGTTCCTGCCCTGGGACAGTATGGAAGTAATTtcaattaaattcaatttaaTACAGCATAAGATcagactctttggcccaccaagcctgcgccgattccTATTCCTTGTGTCCAAGTGTGGTTTCCATTCCTCTGTTCCCCTCACGTTCATGCATCAATCAAGATGCATCTTAAACGTTGCTACTGTACCCGCTTCCACCTCCTGTGCTGGCcatgcattccagacacccaccaccctgtgtGGGTGAAAAGGTTTCCCTCCACTTCTTACTAAACTTTCCTCCTCGCCTTGAACCTGTGCCaccttgtagttgacctttctaCCCTGGGATAAAGCCTTTgactatccaccttgtctatgcctTTCATACTGTTACAGACCTCTATCAGGCtgtccctcagcctctgtctttccagtgagaacaatccgAGTTTATCCGACCTCTCCacataactaaaaccctctagaccaggcaacgtcctggtaaaccttctctgcaccctctccaaagcatccgcatccttCAGGttgtgtggcgaccagaacaacacgcaatgttccaaatgtggcctaactaaagttttgttcAGCTGtcacatgacttgccaacttttacattTGATGGCCTGGCCATGAAGGCAAGTGacctatatgccttcttgaccacctttaTCTACATTTACTTCCAGTTTCAAAGATTAAAGGAAGCTTTATTTTGTAGTTAACAACATGCttgtccctgtcctgggtgtgtttgatgaggacagtgcaATGAGACCGTTACATTTAGTTGAAAAGAATGGAGGGAACTTTACtgtgtacctaaccccgtgctaaACATGTCCTGGGAttgtttgatggggatagtgtagagagaACTTTATTTTGTCCCTAATTTCATCCCTAATTTGGAAGTGCTTTCTCTGGACATGGTCACCAGTGAGCAGAATATTCAGTTGCACATAAAAAATTAGATAAGGATATTTGCCAATGTTACTAATATTGACAGTGAATTTAGAGAAGTTATGTTCTGGATTACTCAGCATGCAGACCGAAAGACACTTTGTTTCAATTGTGCAATCAGACAATGGGCTAATTAGGGGCTTTTTTAAAAGAGACAACTACAGACCCATTCACTTATTTCTCCTCTGTCCAAAATAATGGAATTAATTAGGGTGACAGAGTGGTTCAgcagttagcaatgctgcctcacagcgccaggcgcCTGGGTTAAAACcaaccctcaggcaactgtctgtgtagagtttgcacattctccctgtgtctgtgtgggtttcctccgggtgctccggtttcctcccataatccaaagatgtgcgggttagggcgaattggctgtgctgaattacccatagtgtccagggatgtacagcctaggtgggttagccatgggaaatgcagggttacagggatagggtaggggattgtGTCTGGGTGGTAGATttctgtggacttgatgggctgagtggtctgctttcacactgtagggattctatgattctaagaattGTCATGTGTCAATTTGAAGTGATGTACATGTATTCAATAAATAATTGTCTTAATGTTCGGGATAAAGGCGATGTGTCTAACAAATGACCCTGACTCCTTTGAGCAAGTGACAACTGGAATGAACTGTGGAACTGTACAATTGCTGACCGATATTTCTCGATGGCATTCAACAAGATTTCACATGAAAGCCTGTTAATTCATCACAAAGTTGTCGTAACAGAACTAGAGGGGGCAGCGTCCAAATGTACACTGAAAAATAGGAGCGATTATATTCAGAATAAGCAAGGTCATAGTTATACTATGAATGCAGGCAGACTGGGTGATTGGGAAGGGCAGGCACAGTTAGAGTGGGTTAtaaaaacattgaaagcagcatcttAAGTAATTGAGACCATTTAAAAAAACGTGACTAGAACATAaaggacagaaacaggccattgggcTCAAATAGCTTTTGCTCTACATGAGTCTTTCCCACCCAATCAGCAGATTGTTCAATTCCTTCCTACCCCATGTCATTAGGCAGCTTCCTGTTAAATAAGATTGCCACATTACACCATGTGAAAGCATGTCCTACAATCCCTAGAAAGGATAGATGGAAGGAATGATAGCTTTCACCAAAAAGGCTGAGTGGAAACATTGAGATGTAATTGTTAACCTTTGTGCAGATTTGAATTCCAGACTGTAAGAAAAATGGTGGAAGGATAAACAGATGGTTGAGTTAGTATCTATAGATACAAGAGTAAGTGTAAGAGATTTAGGATAGTGTCTGGAAGAAGCTTTTCAGTGTTATGAAGTTGGATGAGTcagcagaaaatggggaggtggtgATCTACAATAATGTCATGGGACTAATATTCTAGAGGtgggtttgaattccataaaggcaggcagtgaaattttaattcaagtaaaaaaaatcttttgtcaATTCTTGTTAAAAACCCTGTAAGGAAGGGAACTGTCATCGTTAGCTGgtctgactccagatccacagtaatgtggttgatccCTACCTGGCCTCTGGGaggtaattagagatgggtatTACTTAGAGACCTGGGAGATAgccacaccctgtgaatgaaggaaaaaaaccaAATCATCCTTGTTTAGTTTGTAGATTACTTTAAATCTCTGCTGTCTGGTCTTGCTTATGATACAAGCTGAAACAGCGCCACCATATTTACTCTGAGCAACCATTGACGATTTTGAAAACCTTAAAGACCGATCTTTCAGCCTTCTCTCCAGAGGGAGAAGTCCCTACTCACTACAGTGTTTCTAGAAATAGGTAATTGGTCATGTTTTGGTTGGAATGTTAGAGAATTATCAGAATCAGTTTTACTGAAGTATTAAAGAGAAAGGGCAGTGAGATGACCTTAACTACAATGAGGAAAGGCCTGCCCTGACTGATGATCCTGTTCCACTCTGTgctgggtaaattgttggagactATTGTGTAGAAAGGCGACCATTGATGCCAAATGAGCATTGCAGAAGGTCATAGTAGACAACCCAGTTGTGATTTTTTCAGAAAGTATTAGAGATTGTGAAAGAGGCAGCTCCCAGTCTTTTGCCAAGTTTTGACAGCATGTTCACTACACAAGCTGTTGAAGATTGGAATCCAGCTGCAGAGGGTACTCCGATATAGGACCATGGAAGTGACTAATGTAGAATCCCAAGGACAACACAGATTTTCATTATTGGTTGATTAATGATCTGGAaattgaaatagaaacaaaactggaagagaAGGTGAAAAATAAACCATAAGGTGCTGTCAGATCAGGTCCAGGCAGATAGGTTTCCATTGTTTAGTTTGTGGTTTCCAGTCTTTATTGTTCCTTCCAAGTTACATAGTTTTTCAAATGTTTGCAATAAATTTCATTGCTATTTCTCTATCAGAATTAACCATCTTGTGAAACTCAGAAAGGACAACTTGGTACGTAGAAAACACTTGAAGGACATGTAAAGAATTTGATTATTTTTGACCTTGTGCTGCAGGTTGATTGTTGAATTTTGGTCTTGTCCAATCCCACATTTAAGTGTTTGGAATTTTAaaagaattgaaacatttgaacaGGTCATTCATATTGAGTTAAGTGATTCTCTCCCTCTATTTACACGTCCAGAAGATGAAAATGTAATCTTGGGAAAATATGTTGCATTTCCCAACGGCAAATACAGGAACAGCTTGAAGACAATAGGGGTGTTATTATCTGCTTCCTGATGGTGTTTTTTTCTGGTTGACACAGATACAACGGGCTGATAACTGGAAGACGCGCCAGGCTGATTATAGCAGTCTTCTGGATCCTGTCTTTTGTGATTGGTTTGACTCCATTTTTTGGCTGGAACCAGAAGAATGAGGTAGAGTGCGGAAATGGCACAATGAGGACACCACGGCCAGAGAACAACTCTGTCCTCCAGAACTGCTCGGTGGAATGCCTCTTTCTAAATGTAGTCAACATGAAATATATGGTTTACTTCAACTTCCTGGGCTGTGTCCTGACACCATTGCTTATCATGCTGGTCATTTATGTAAAAATCTTCAATGTTGCTAGAAAGCAGTTGCAAAAGATCGAGCTGAATTCTGTAAATTCTGagacttccagaaggtatttaCAGAACCAAGTAAGAGTTGCAAAATCATTGTCCATCATTGTTGGATTCTTTGCCTTGTGCTGGCTCCCACTTCACATCCTAAACTGTATCAATCATTTTCACCCAAAGTACTTCCAAACAATGGATATGCGTATCATGAACACTGCCATCGTTCTGTCTCATGCTAACTCTGTTGGGAATCCAATTATCTATGCCTACAAGATTCAAGAATTTCGCAACACCTTCcataaaattattttcaaacagATCCTGTACAGGACAGACCATGAATTTAAGTCTGAAACTATGCGAGGAACGCATTTGTAAAGGCCACAGAAATGTTGACAGAAACATCTGGGAATCCTGTGGACTTCTTAATTATACATACTGTTTACATATGCACTGTTGACATGTCTTTGTATGTTAATTTTAGAAGTAACTCTTTTGAGGGAGAAAAGAATACCATTGCAATCAAAGGAAGCTGTCAAAAGGTGAAAATCCTCCCCCTGCAAGTAATTTTTCTCTAAAGCAGTATTTTTAGATCAAGATAAATAGAAATCCACAAAGTATTTGCAAGTAATATTGTTGCCAGAGCTCTGAGCTCCATTGCATTCACAATTTCAAGGATGTAATTGCCAGCCACATTGTAGTATGACCCAGCAGAGATGTAGATGCCTATTAGGCCTCCATCGTCAGATGTGAAATTGTAGAAGCAGATATTGTTTTATCAACATCAGGTGCAGAATGGTTTTCAAAATAGCACTAACATTATTCAAAACAAATACTTGATGAATTTTGTTCTCATACGTTTTCTAACACAGTTACAACAATTATGGGACAGAATACATTTCACTTGTAGGTTTTATATCATTGAGGAAAAGGGGATGTAGCCAACACAAAAGATATAATTGGGTGACAGTACAAAATTTCTTTATCTCTTCTCCCAGTGCCCTGCAACAATAAACCATGGACATCAATTCTAGCGGCTAAGGTGGAACTGAACTCACATCTACCCTTGTGGACTGTCACCAGTCTGTTGAGGTCAGTGGGAGGGTGCACCATCTATGAAGCCAATAGGAGAATTcacctgtgaagcactttgataTTGTTGGCAGAAATTACATTTCCTATCCCCATATCAGAGAGAGTAAGCTGCCCAATGTCGTGTTGGATCCCAACATTTTTCTAATTTGACCATTTTTGAAGTCTCATAAGGGCCTTGTAAGGTGTACATACATCATTAGCCAGGCCACTATGTGCTTCCATTTCACTGGCTGATCAACCAGCACGACCACAGCTGGACAGGGAATTTGCAGCTATTTGTGTTGTCCATGTGGATGAAGGTTTAGCTCCCAGTCACTTGCAGAATACCAAA
Coding sequences within it:
- the adora2b gene encoding adenosine receptor A2b, producing MEISWGYMFLELLIAVLAILGNVLVCWAVATNNNLKSATNYFLVSLAVADIAVGAFAIPFAIVISMGMSTRFHGCLFLACFVLVLTQSSIFSLLAVAIDRYLTVSIHLRYNGLITGRRARLIIAVFWILSFVIGLTPFFGWNQKNEVECGNGTMRTPRPENNSVLQNCSVECLFLNVVNMKYMVYFNFLGCVLTPLLIMLVIYVKIFNVARKQLQKIELNSVNSETSRRYLQNQVRVAKSLSIIVGFFALCWLPLHILNCINHFHPKYFQTMDMRIMNTAIVLSHANSVGNPIIYAYKIQEFRNTFHKIIFKQILYRTDHEFKSETMRGTHL